From Chryseobacterium sp. H1D6B, a single genomic window includes:
- a CDS encoding phosphoglycerate kinase yields MKTINDFNFKDKKALVRVDFNVPQDDQLNVTDNTRISAVKPTIDKILNDGGSVILMTHLGRPKGEVKDQFSLKHILEEVSNVLGHKVKFVEESIGEKAVRAASDLKPGEILLLENLRFHSEEEKGDEGFAEELSKLGDAYVNDAFGTAHRAHASTSVIAKYFPSTKYFGLLMANELKAIDKVLKSGEKPVTAILGGSKVSTKITIIENILPAIDNLIIGGGMAFTFIKALGGKIGNSLVEEDKLPLALEILGKAKEHHVKVYLPSDSIIAESFSNDADRKEVDIYDIPEGWMGLDAGKKSREQFNDVLLNSRTILWNGPIGVFEMSNFSAGTVALGESIAESTKLGAFSLVGGGDSVAFVKQFGYADKVSYVSTGGGAMLESLEGLELPGVAAINK; encoded by the coding sequence ATGAAAACAATCAATGATTTCAATTTTAAAGATAAAAAGGCTCTAGTACGAGTAGATTTTAATGTTCCGCAAGATGATCAGCTTAACGTTACAGATAATACAAGAATTTCGGCAGTAAAGCCAACTATTGATAAAATTCTTAATGATGGAGGTTCCGTAATTTTAATGACACACCTTGGAAGACCAAAAGGTGAAGTTAAAGATCAATTCTCTCTTAAACATATTCTGGAAGAAGTTTCCAATGTACTTGGTCATAAAGTGAAATTTGTTGAAGAGTCAATAGGAGAGAAGGCTGTGAGAGCGGCTTCTGATCTTAAGCCTGGAGAAATTTTATTATTAGAGAACCTTCGTTTTCATAGTGAAGAAGAAAAAGGTGATGAAGGTTTTGCTGAGGAGCTTTCTAAATTAGGAGATGCCTATGTAAACGATGCTTTCGGTACTGCTCATAGAGCTCATGCTTCTACATCAGTAATTGCTAAATATTTTCCTTCAACTAAATATTTCGGTTTATTGATGGCTAATGAACTAAAGGCTATTGATAAAGTTCTAAAGAGTGGTGAAAAGCCTGTTACAGCTATTCTGGGTGGATCCAAAGTTTCAACTAAAATTACCATTATAGAAAATATCCTTCCAGCAATTGATAATTTGATTATTGGTGGAGGTATGGCATTTACTTTTATTAAAGCTCTTGGAGGGAAAATCGGAAACTCACTGGTTGAAGAAGATAAGCTGCCTTTGGCGCTTGAGATCTTAGGAAAAGCAAAAGAACATCATGTAAAAGTATATCTTCCTTCTGATTCTATAATTGCAGAAAGTTTTAGCAACGATGCTGATAGAAAAGAAGTAGACATCTATGATATTCCTGAAGGATGGATGGGGCTGGATGCTGGAAAGAAATCTAGAGAACAGTTCAACGATGTACTTTTGAATTCAAGAACAATTCTTTGGAACGGGCCGATCGGAGTTTTTGAAATGTCAAACTTTTCTGCTGGTACAGTTGCTTTAGGAGAAAGTATTGCTGAATCTACAAAGTTGGGAGCATTTTCTTTAGTGGGTGGTGGAGACAGTGTAGCTTTTGTAAAACAATTTGGTTACGCAGATAAAGTAAGTTATGTTTCAACCGGAGGAGGAGCAATGCTTGAAAGTTTAGAAGGACTGGAACTTCCTGGAGTTGCCGCCATCAATAAATAA
- a CDS encoding class I SAM-dependent methyltransferase: MKIKDHFLSQEIFEIKETETKGVFKTSPIPSNISKYYESEDYISHHQDSGSLKEKLYKFLQSFNLQYKKNILIDRIKKGSKVLDYGCGAGEFVKYIENDFETFGFEPDADARKAAQNKILKAKIIDDITIIENESLDAITLWHVFEHVQNQDEILNIFHKKLKEKGLLIIAVPNPTSYDAKHYKEYWAAYDVPRHIYHFSKNGMENLVSKNPNWKMRKIKPLVLDSYYISMLSEKYKKSPLFWLKAIVYGTISNVKALFSNEFSSLIYIIEKR, from the coding sequence ATGAAAATAAAAGATCATTTTCTTTCCCAAGAAATATTTGAAATTAAGGAAACAGAAACAAAAGGAGTTTTTAAAACCTCCCCTATTCCATCTAATATTTCTAAATATTATGAAAGTGAAGACTACATTTCTCACCATCAAGATTCAGGAAGTCTAAAAGAAAAATTATATAAATTTCTTCAATCTTTCAATCTTCAGTATAAGAAAAACATACTGATAGATAGAATAAAAAAAGGTTCTAAAGTATTAGATTACGGATGCGGTGCAGGAGAATTTGTAAAATATATTGAAAATGATTTCGAAACTTTTGGTTTTGAACCTGATGCTGATGCCCGAAAAGCAGCTCAAAACAAAATATTAAAAGCAAAAATAATTGATGATATTACAATTATAGAAAATGAAAGCCTAGATGCAATTACTCTGTGGCATGTTTTCGAACACGTGCAAAATCAGGATGAGATACTTAATATTTTTCATAAAAAATTAAAAGAAAAAGGATTGTTAATTATAGCTGTACCCAACCCTACTTCCTACGATGCAAAACATTACAAAGAATACTGGGCTGCTTATGATGTACCGAGACACATCTATCATTTTTCAAAAAATGGAATGGAAAATTTAGTTTCAAAAAATCCAAATTGGAAAATGAGAAAAATAAAGCCTTTGGTTCTAGACTCCTATTATATCTCTATGTTAAGCGAAAAATACAAGAAATCACCTCTTTTTTGGCTAAAAGCAATAGTCTACGGAACGATTTCTAACGTAAAAGCACTTTTTTCTAACGAATTTTCAAGTTTGATATATATTATCGAAAAAAGATAG
- the mnmG gene encoding tRNA uridine-5-carboxymethylaminomethyl(34) synthesis enzyme MnmG: MISEIYDVIVVGAGHAGCEAAAAAANLGSKTLLVTMNMQTIGQMSCNPAMGGIAKGQIVREIDAMGGYSGIIADKSAIQFKMLNLSKGPAMWSPRTQNDRMLFAEEWRLALENTPNLDFFQDMVKQLIIENNKAVGVITSLGIEIRSKSVVLTNGTFLNGLIHVGDKQLGGGRMGEPRAFGITEQLVTLGFEAGRMKTGTPPRVDGRSLDYSKMEEQKGDEKPQKFSYLDTPKLTKQLSCHIVYTNETVHDILREGFDRSPMFNGTIQSLGPRYCPSIEDKINRFAERTRHQLFVEPEGWKTVEIYVNGFSSSLPEDVQIKAMRHIPGFENVKVFRPGYAIEYDYFPPTQLKHTLETKLIDNLYFAGQINGTTGYEEAAGQGLMAGINAHNKVHEKEEFILNRDEAYIGVLIDDLITKGTEEPYRMFTSRAEYRLLLRQDNADIRLTEKAHNLGLAKEERLKRVEEKIAKSEELETFLRETSLKPGIINPILESIESNPVDQAYRAAQFLTRPNITLEKLENIEVIKEVTSQYSDEVREQAEVNIKYRGYIEKEKENVAKLTRLENIKIPEDFDYIKLASLSSEAKQKMNNVRPKTIAQAGRISGVSPADINVLLVYLGR; this comes from the coding sequence ATGATTTCAGAAATATATGATGTAATAGTAGTTGGTGCAGGCCACGCAGGTTGTGAAGCTGCTGCTGCTGCTGCCAACTTAGGTTCAAAAACTTTGCTTGTCACTATGAACATGCAGACAATTGGACAAATGAGCTGCAACCCTGCAATGGGAGGTATTGCAAAAGGACAAATCGTTAGGGAGATCGATGCAATGGGAGGTTACTCAGGAATTATAGCAGACAAATCTGCTATTCAATTTAAAATGCTGAATCTTTCTAAGGGTCCTGCGATGTGGTCTCCAAGAACACAAAATGACAGAATGCTTTTTGCAGAAGAATGGCGTTTAGCATTAGAAAATACTCCCAATCTTGATTTCTTTCAGGATATGGTAAAACAGCTTATTATAGAAAATAATAAAGCCGTTGGAGTTATCACTTCATTAGGAATCGAAATAAGATCCAAATCAGTTGTACTGACTAATGGAACATTCCTTAACGGATTAATCCACGTTGGAGACAAACAACTTGGAGGCGGAAGAATGGGTGAACCAAGAGCATTTGGTATCACAGAACAATTAGTTACTTTAGGATTTGAAGCTGGAAGAATGAAAACAGGTACTCCACCGAGAGTAGATGGAAGGAGTTTAGATTACAGCAAAATGGAAGAACAAAAAGGAGATGAAAAACCTCAAAAGTTCAGCTATTTAGATACTCCTAAATTAACCAAACAATTAAGTTGTCATATCGTATACACCAATGAAACTGTACATGATATTTTAAGAGAAGGATTTGATAGAAGTCCCATGTTCAATGGAACGATCCAAAGTTTAGGTCCAAGATACTGTCCTAGTATTGAAGACAAGATCAATCGTTTTGCAGAAAGAACAAGACATCAGCTGTTCGTAGAACCGGAAGGCTGGAAAACAGTTGAGATCTACGTAAACGGTTTTAGCTCTTCCCTACCGGAAGATGTTCAGATTAAAGCTATGAGACATATCCCAGGATTTGAAAATGTAAAAGTTTTCCGTCCAGGCTATGCTATTGAATATGACTACTTCCCTCCTACTCAATTAAAGCATACTCTAGAAACAAAGCTTATTGATAACCTTTATTTCGCAGGCCAGATCAACGGTACTACAGGATATGAAGAAGCAGCCGGACAAGGGCTTATGGCAGGGATTAATGCGCACAACAAGGTACATGAGAAGGAAGAGTTCATCCTAAACAGAGATGAAGCTTATATAGGCGTTTTAATTGATGATTTAATAACAAAAGGAACTGAAGAACCTTACAGAATGTTTACTTCACGTGCTGAATACAGACTGCTTTTAAGACAAGATAATGCTGACATCAGATTAACTGAAAAAGCGCATAATTTAGGTTTAGCAAAAGAAGAAAGATTAAAAAGAGTTGAAGAGAAAATAGCTAAAAGTGAGGAACTTGAGACCTTCTTACGAGAAACTTCTTTAAAACCTGGTATTATTAATCCTATTTTAGAAAGCATAGAAAGCAATCCTGTGGATCAAGCATACAGAGCAGCTCAATTTCTTACACGCCCTAATATTACTCTTGAAAAACTAGAAAATATTGAAGTTATAAAGGAAGTAACCTCTCAATATTCTGATGAAGTAAGAGAACAGGCAGAAGTAAATATCAAGTACAGGGGGTACATAGAAAAAGAGAAAGAGAATGTTGCTAAATTGACCCGTCTCGAAAATATTAAAATTCCTGAAGACTTCGATTATATCAAATTAGCCAGTCTTTCCTCAGAAGCTAAGCAGAAGATGAACAATGTAAGACCAAAAACAATAGCCCAAGCAGGCAGAATTAGTGGTGTTTCCCCCGCTGATATTAACGTTTTACTGGTCTATTTAGGACGATAA
- the ybeY gene encoding rRNA maturation RNase YbeY yields MIQFFYENLPESVDSNYKTWLEDIIISEEKKLGEISYIFCDDEYLLKINQDYLQHDYYTDIITFDYVKGKTISAEIFVSLQRISDNASTLSKNYEEELRRVLAHGILHLIGYKDKTEEEEKQMRNKEDFYLAKYK; encoded by the coding sequence ATGATACAATTCTTTTACGAAAATTTACCAGAAAGTGTAGACTCCAATTACAAAACATGGTTGGAAGATATTATTATTTCCGAAGAAAAAAAACTGGGAGAGATCAGTTATATATTCTGTGACGACGAGTATCTGCTTAAGATTAATCAGGATTATCTCCAGCATGATTACTATACAGACATCATTACGTTTGATTATGTAAAAGGTAAAACCATAAGCGCGGAGATTTTCGTATCTTTGCAGCGCATTTCAGATAATGCTTCTACCCTATCCAAAAACTATGAAGAAGAATTAAGAAGAGTATTGGCTCACGGCATTCTTCATCTCATCGGATATAAGGATAAAACAGAAGAAGAAGAAAAGCAGATGCGGAATAAAGAAGATTTTTATTTAGCAAAATATAAGTAG
- a CDS encoding patatin-like phospholipase family protein yields the protein MRKLLILLMVFQILLIHSQVKKNLVIPKNPRIGLSLAGGGAKGFSHVGVLKILDSLGVKVDYIAGTSMGAIVGGLYASGYSGKEIEKIVMDTDFYSLIMDPKSRKESTFYNKSVDKYLLSIPLKNGKITLPSSISTGQKNVYLLKELFKNVSNIDDFSKLPIPFMCVATNLESGNMQIFEKGDLVQSIMASSAFPSLMDPVKIGDSLYIDGAMTVNYPSKPLKDKGIDIVIGVDLNQDLSKREDLNNIIAILNQVIDFGIKKDTKRQYKYTDINIKPDLKGMSATSYDEKKKILDSGYVEGLKYVGILDQLPKRPYDRLRQTINPIYSNVYKIDSIALIGSKIYGKNYVLGKMGLRLPTLQTYGSINKSIDKLIATNNYRFINYDIVQENDANYLKLYVTEDDTRQFLKFGLHYDDIFKTGLLLNYSAKRLLFKNSNFSLDVIVGDKPRYYLNYFIDNGYIPGLGIYSSGMSFDLKDINNYSVDRWEWFRNEIYLQSIWKDKFAVGGGISYDYFNAESNGTNKRSNRYLNPYAFLKSDTQNDKDFPTKGFYLAAEGKVIDLLKSEVDKRLIQVKADIRINIPLAKQFTYRLNLYGGITLGDNLPNFYQYRLGGIFDQNVVNFKSFGGFYFAQLSADNLILISNDLQFKFNKNYFITGNLSFANLSNDISFEDAAKVNYSSLGITAGYKSPFGQIKINFSHSLKNNQKGIFSVILGHWF from the coding sequence TAATTCCTAAAAACCCAAGAATAGGTCTTTCACTTGCAGGAGGCGGAGCTAAAGGCTTTTCCCACGTTGGAGTACTTAAGATATTAGATTCTTTAGGAGTTAAAGTAGATTATATTGCCGGCACAAGTATGGGAGCTATTGTAGGCGGACTCTATGCTTCAGGCTATTCCGGAAAAGAAATAGAAAAAATTGTAATGGATACAGATTTCTATTCCCTGATTATGGATCCAAAATCTAGAAAAGAAAGTACATTTTATAATAAATCTGTAGACAAATACCTTTTATCAATCCCTTTAAAAAATGGAAAGATAACACTGCCCTCTTCTATAAGTACAGGGCAGAAAAATGTTTATCTATTAAAGGAATTGTTTAAGAATGTTTCTAATATCGATGATTTTTCTAAGCTGCCTATTCCTTTTATGTGTGTCGCTACCAATCTTGAATCTGGAAATATGCAGATTTTTGAGAAAGGAGATCTTGTACAGTCTATTATGGCCAGTTCTGCATTTCCTTCTTTGATGGATCCGGTAAAAATCGGCGACAGTCTCTACATTGATGGAGCGATGACAGTAAATTATCCTTCAAAACCATTAAAGGATAAAGGAATTGACATTGTAATCGGGGTAGATTTGAACCAGGATCTCTCAAAAAGAGAAGATTTAAACAATATTATTGCAATTTTAAATCAGGTAATTGATTTCGGAATCAAAAAAGATACGAAGCGTCAATATAAATACACTGATATTAATATCAAGCCTGATCTAAAAGGAATGTCGGCCACAAGCTATGACGAGAAGAAAAAAATTCTTGACAGCGGTTATGTGGAAGGCCTAAAATACGTGGGCATATTAGACCAATTACCAAAGCGCCCGTATGACCGCCTTAGACAGACCATAAATCCAATATATTCCAATGTATACAAGATAGACAGTATAGCATTGATTGGAAGCAAAATTTACGGCAAAAACTATGTGCTAGGAAAAATGGGATTGCGTCTTCCTACTTTACAGACTTACGGAAGTATCAATAAAAGCATAGATAAATTAATTGCCACTAATAATTATAGGTTTATCAATTACGATATCGTCCAAGAGAACGATGCGAATTATCTTAAACTTTATGTAACGGAAGATGATACAAGACAGTTTCTAAAATTCGGACTTCATTATGACGATATTTTTAAAACAGGCCTTCTCTTAAATTACTCGGCAAAACGTCTTCTGTTTAAAAACAGTAATTTTTCTTTAGATGTAATTGTAGGAGACAAGCCAAGATATTATTTAAACTATTTTATAGATAATGGATATATCCCGGGATTAGGTATTTACTCTTCCGGAATGAGCTTTGATCTAAAAGATATCAATAATTATAGTGTAGACAGATGGGAATGGTTTAGAAATGAAATCTACCTTCAATCTATATGGAAAGATAAATTTGCTGTCGGTGGCGGTATAAGCTATGATTATTTCAATGCTGAATCCAACGGCACCAACAAAAGATCTAATCGTTATCTGAATCCTTATGCATTTTTAAAAAGCGATACCCAAAATGATAAAGACTTCCCTACTAAAGGTTTTTATTTAGCTGCAGAAGGAAAAGTAATTGATTTATTAAAATCTGAAGTAGATAAAAGACTCATACAGGTGAAAGCAGATATTAGAATCAATATCCCTCTTGCTAAACAATTTACTTATCGTCTTAATCTTTACGGAGGAATAACATTAGGAGATAACCTTCCTAACTTTTATCAATACAGACTTGGAGGAATCTTTGATCAGAATGTGGTCAATTTTAAAAGTTTTGGAGGATTTTATTTTGCACAGCTGAGTGCTGATAACTTGATTTTAATATCCAATGATCTTCAGTTCAAATTCAATAAAAACTACTTTATAACCGGAAACTTATCTTTTGCTAATCTATCCAATGACATCAGCTTTGAAGATGCAGCAAAAGTAAATTACAGCTCGTTAGGAATAACGGCAGGCTACAAATCTCCTTTTGGGCAGATTAAGATTAATTTCAGCCATTCATTAAAAAACAATCAAAAAGGCATATTCAGTGTAATATTAGGACACTGGTTTTAA